From Longimicrobium sp., one genomic window encodes:
- a CDS encoding PQQ-dependent sugar dehydrogenase yields the protein MRHRSARGLAVLAAFAACTSEVLIMPDVPSDTEGPSPLGVPIPIGAEEVATGLVSPVLLVQPPGDDPRRFVVDQAGTIRVLDPDGTPRPIPYLDLRARITPLQPAYDERGLLGLAFHPDFARNGRFFVFYTAPPRAGAPAGYDHTNVVSEFTENPATGLVRGAERVILEVDHPQPNHNGGSVAFGFDGYLYISLGDGGNANDVGPGHVEDWYLANEGGNGQDVAGNLLGSILRIDVDEGQPYAIPPDNPFVDVPGLDEIWAYGFRNPYRISFDMAGEHMLLAADAGQELWEEVSRVVKKGDFGWNVREGTHCFDPAHPTQAPEECPDVDLATEQPLRHPVIEFANSRNPAGGLALAVVGGYVYRGVSMPGLRGTYLFGGFGTSFTSPSGRLFAASPRTLALWTMREMLIDGRPLGSYVKGFGQDRDGEVYVMVSQALGPTGTSGRVLRLRPLAPVTKTR from the coding sequence ATGCGCCATCGATCCGCCCGCGGCCTGGCCGTGCTGGCCGCGTTCGCCGCATGCACCAGCGAGGTGCTGATCATGCCCGACGTGCCCAGCGACACGGAGGGCCCCAGCCCGCTGGGCGTGCCGATCCCCATCGGCGCCGAGGAGGTGGCCACGGGGCTGGTGTCGCCGGTGCTGCTGGTGCAGCCGCCCGGCGACGATCCGCGCCGCTTCGTGGTGGACCAGGCGGGCACCATCCGGGTGCTGGACCCCGACGGCACCCCGCGCCCCATCCCGTACCTGGACCTCCGCGCGCGCATCACCCCGCTGCAGCCGGCGTACGACGAGCGGGGGCTGCTGGGGCTGGCCTTCCACCCCGACTTCGCCCGCAACGGACGCTTCTTCGTGTTCTACACCGCGCCGCCGCGCGCCGGCGCGCCCGCGGGGTACGACCACACCAACGTGGTGTCGGAGTTCACCGAGAACCCGGCCACGGGGCTGGTGAGGGGGGCCGAGCGCGTGATCCTGGAGGTGGACCACCCGCAGCCGAACCACAACGGGGGCTCGGTGGCGTTCGGCTTCGATGGCTACCTGTACATCTCCCTCGGCGACGGCGGCAACGCGAACGACGTGGGGCCGGGGCACGTGGAAGACTGGTACCTCGCCAACGAGGGCGGCAACGGGCAGGACGTCGCCGGGAACCTGCTGGGGAGCATCCTCCGCATCGACGTGGACGAGGGCCAGCCGTACGCCATCCCCCCCGACAACCCGTTCGTGGACGTGCCGGGGCTCGACGAGATCTGGGCGTACGGCTTCCGCAATCCCTACCGCATCTCGTTCGACATGGCCGGCGAGCACATGCTGCTGGCCGCCGACGCCGGGCAGGAGCTGTGGGAGGAGGTCAGCCGGGTGGTGAAGAAGGGCGACTTCGGGTGGAACGTGCGCGAGGGCACGCACTGCTTCGACCCCGCGCATCCGACCCAGGCGCCGGAAGAGTGCCCGGACGTCGACCTGGCCACCGAGCAGCCGCTGCGCCACCCGGTGATCGAGTTCGCGAACAGCCGGAACCCGGCCGGCGGACTGGCACTGGCGGTGGTGGGCGGCTACGTGTACCGCGGGGTGTCGATGCCGGGGCTGCGGGGGACGTACCTGTTCGGCGGGTTCGGCACCAGCTTCACCAGCCCCAGCGGCCGCCTGTTCGCCGCCTCGCCGCGGACGCTGGCGCTGTGGACCATGCGCGAGATGCTGATCGACGGCCGGCCGCTGGGCTCGTACGTGAAGGGCTTCGGGCAGGACCGCGACGGCGAGGTGTACGTGATGGTGTCGCAGGCGCTGGGCCCCACCGGCACCAGCGGCCGCGTCCTCCGCCTGCGCCCGCTTGCGCCGGTCACCAAGACGCGGTGA
- a CDS encoding ABC transporter ATP-binding protein — protein MAEPMPLEVRGLAKKYRRGVVLGGVTFDVRPGEAVALVGPNGAGKSTLIGCVTADRLPNAGTVRICGADPFAAPGEAAACLGYVPEQPFLYPELSVAELLRFVAAARGLDDAASAAETARLLALLGLAGAESTLCRELSQGMGRKTAIAAALLHRPRMIVLDEALNGLDRTSAERLVAELDARRGDGAAVLISSHDLDFLARWCTRGILLPGKARWQELEGDEWEAWRRAPALAIPERGD, from the coding sequence ATGGCGGAGCCGATGCCGCTGGAGGTGCGCGGGCTGGCGAAGAAGTACCGCCGTGGCGTGGTGCTGGGCGGGGTGACGTTCGACGTGCGCCCGGGCGAGGCGGTGGCGCTCGTCGGCCCCAACGGGGCGGGGAAGAGCACGCTGATCGGCTGCGTGACCGCCGACCGCCTGCCGAACGCGGGCACGGTGCGCATCTGCGGCGCCGACCCGTTCGCGGCGCCGGGGGAGGCGGCGGCGTGCCTGGGCTACGTTCCCGAGCAGCCCTTCCTCTATCCCGAGCTGAGCGTGGCCGAGCTGCTGCGCTTCGTGGCCGCCGCGCGCGGGCTGGACGACGCCGCGTCGGCGGCGGAGACGGCGCGGCTGCTGGCGCTGCTCGGCCTGGCCGGCGCGGAGTCCACCCTCTGCCGCGAGCTGTCGCAGGGGATGGGGAGGAAGACCGCCATCGCCGCCGCGCTCCTGCACCGCCCGCGGATGATCGTGCTGGACGAGGCGCTGAACGGCCTGGACCGCACCAGTGCCGAGCGCCTGGTCGCGGAGCTGGACGCGCGGCGGGGAGACGGCGCCGCGGTGCTCATCTCCAGCCATGACCTCGACTTCCTGGCGCGCTGGTGCACCCGCGGCATCCTCCTCCCCGGCAAGGCGCGCTGGCAGGAGCTGGAGGGTGACGAGTGGGAAGCGTGGCGGCGCGCGCCGGCGCTGGCGATCCCGGAGCGGGGCGACTGA
- a CDS encoding LEA type 2 family protein — protein MRLRLTAAVTAAALAASACSGAVRRPDIELEGVTLGSVGLSGGTLVANIRVHNPNRFTLHAEDLRYQLFLRRAGATGGDSTWTRFAEGTYDDTLNVRAGQTRTFGIPISFSFGQLAGAGRQLLDYGRVDYRAQGTVDVHTPVGTRNVPFRKTGTFIMGSTTPSR, from the coding sequence ATGCGACTTCGACTGACGGCCGCGGTGACGGCGGCGGCCCTGGCGGCTTCGGCGTGCAGCGGCGCCGTGCGGCGGCCCGACATCGAGCTGGAGGGCGTCACGCTGGGAAGCGTGGGGCTGTCGGGCGGCACGCTGGTGGCCAACATCCGCGTGCACAACCCCAACCGCTTCACGCTGCACGCCGAGGACCTGCGCTACCAGCTGTTCCTGCGCCGCGCCGGCGCCACCGGCGGCGACAGCACCTGGACGCGCTTCGCCGAGGGCACCTACGACGACACGCTGAACGTGCGCGCCGGGCAGACGCGCACCTTCGGCATCCCCATCTCGTTCAGCTTCGGACAGTTGGCGGGCGCGGGGCGGCAGCTGCTGGACTACGGCCGCGTGGACTACCGCGCGCAGGGCACCGTCGACGTGCACACCCCCGTCGGCACCCGCAACGTGCCCTTCCGGAAGACCGGCACCTTCATCATGGGCAGCACCACGCCGAGCCGTTGA